The proteins below are encoded in one region of Mycobacterium shinjukuense:
- the prpD gene encoding 2-methylcitrate dehydratase PrpD, with protein MVMHAVRARRSADDFPRTEHLAYKIAQVAADPVAVEPETAEMVCNRIIDNAAVSAAAVLRRPVTVARHQALAHPARQGASVFGVTGSYSAEWAAWANGVAVRELDFHDTFLAADYSHPGDNIPPLVAVAQQLRVGGADLIRGLATAYEVHIDLVRGICLHEHKIDHVAHLGPAVAAGIGTMLRLDTETIYHAIGQALHLTTSTRQSRKGAISSWKAFAPAHAGKVGIEAVDRAMRGEGSPAPIWEGEDGVIAWLLGGPERTYQVPLPGPGEPKRAILDSYTKQHSAEYQSQAPIDLARRLRERIGDLDQIATIVLHTSHHTHVVIGTGSGDPQKFDPDSSRETLDHSLPYIFAVALQDGSWHHERSYAPERAHRPDTVALWHKISTVEDPEWTRRYHSSDPATKAFGARAEVTLKSGEVIVDELAVADAHPLGARPFERKQYVEKFTELAEDIVEPAEQQRFLSTVDGLADLGAGGLGGLNVLVDPRVLDRAPVIPPGIFQ; from the coding sequence ATGGTGATGCATGCGGTCCGGGCGCGGCGCAGCGCCGATGATTTCCCACGCACCGAACACCTGGCTTACAAGATCGCGCAGGTCGCCGCCGACCCGGTTGCCGTCGAGCCAGAGACCGCGGAGATGGTGTGCAACCGCATCATCGACAACGCCGCCGTCAGCGCCGCAGCCGTGCTGCGCCGACCGGTCACGGTGGCCCGCCACCAGGCGCTGGCGCATCCGGCGCGGCAAGGGGCCAGCGTCTTCGGCGTCACGGGCAGCTATTCCGCGGAATGGGCGGCGTGGGCCAACGGCGTCGCGGTGCGCGAACTCGATTTCCACGACACATTTCTGGCCGCGGACTACTCCCACCCGGGCGACAACATCCCACCGCTGGTGGCGGTCGCCCAGCAGCTGCGCGTGGGCGGCGCTGACCTGATCCGGGGTCTGGCGACCGCCTACGAGGTGCACATCGACCTGGTGCGCGGCATCTGCCTGCACGAGCACAAGATCGACCATGTTGCCCACCTCGGCCCGGCGGTGGCCGCCGGCATCGGGACCATGCTGAGGCTGGACACCGAGACCATCTACCACGCGATCGGCCAGGCCCTGCACCTGACCACCAGCACCCGCCAATCCCGTAAGGGTGCCATCTCCAGCTGGAAGGCGTTCGCCCCGGCACACGCGGGCAAGGTCGGCATCGAGGCGGTCGATCGGGCGATGCGTGGCGAGGGTTCGCCGGCTCCGATCTGGGAGGGCGAGGACGGCGTGATCGCCTGGCTGCTCGGCGGACCCGAGCGCACCTACCAGGTGCCTCTGCCCGGCCCCGGCGAGCCCAAGCGCGCCATTCTGGACAGCTATACCAAGCAGCACTCCGCGGAGTACCAGAGCCAGGCGCCCATCGACTTGGCCCGCCGGCTGCGCGAGCGCATCGGCGACCTGGACCAAATCGCGACGATCGTGCTACACACCAGCCACCACACCCACGTGGTGATCGGAACGGGATCCGGGGACCCACAGAAGTTCGATCCGGACTCGTCACGGGAAACCCTCGACCATTCGCTGCCCTACATCTTCGCGGTGGCGTTGCAGGACGGCAGCTGGCACCACGAGCGTTCCTATGCACCCGAGCGGGCGCACCGGCCCGACACGGTGGCGCTGTGGCACAAGATTTCCACCGTCGAGGATCCCGAATGGACCCGCCGGTATCACTCATCCGATCCGGCGACCAAGGCGTTCGGGGCGCGCGCGGAGGTGACGCTCAAGAGCGGCGAGGTGATCGTCGACGAACTGGCGGTGGCCGATGCGCATCCGCTGGGCGCCCGGCCGTTCGAGCGCAAGCAATACGTGGAGAAGTTCACCGAGCTCGCCGAGGACATCGTGGAACCCGCTGAGCAGCAGCGGTTTCTGTCCACCGTGGACGGTCTGGCCGACCTCGGCGCCGGTGGGTTGGGCGGGCTGAACGTTTTGGTCGATCCGCGGGTGCTGGACAGGGCTCCGGTGATTCCGCCGGGGATCTTCCAATGA
- the prpB gene encoding methylisocitrate lyase, with product MTGLLAAATPVADKRIAFRAGLRSGRLQRLPGAFSPLVAKAIAEIGFDGVYVSGAALSADLGLPDIGLTTLTEVAARGAQIAAATDLPTLIDADTGFGSPLNAARTVSLLEQAGLAGCHLEDQVNPKRCGHLDGKAVIPTAEMVRRLGAAVSARRDANFVICARTDAAGVEGLPAAIDRARAYADAGADMIFTEALVEVADFEKFRAAVDVPLLANMTEFGKSPLLTARQLGDIGYNAVIYPVTTLRLAMFAVEAGLREIDSTGTQSGLLERMQQRSRLYQLLRYSDYEEVIHDRAHG from the coding sequence ATGACCGGGCTGCTCGCGGCGGCCACGCCTGTCGCCGACAAACGCATCGCATTTCGGGCTGGCCTGAGATCCGGTCGGCTGCAACGTCTTCCGGGTGCGTTCTCGCCGCTGGTGGCCAAGGCGATTGCCGAGATCGGGTTTGACGGCGTCTATGTTTCCGGCGCAGCGCTGTCGGCCGACCTCGGGTTGCCCGACATCGGGTTGACAACCCTGACCGAGGTCGCCGCACGCGGCGCCCAAATCGCCGCGGCCACAGACCTGCCGACGCTGATCGATGCGGACACCGGATTCGGCTCGCCGCTGAACGCCGCGCGCACCGTAAGCCTGCTGGAGCAGGCCGGCCTGGCCGGATGTCACCTGGAAGATCAGGTCAACCCGAAGCGCTGCGGTCACCTCGACGGGAAGGCGGTCATCCCCACCGCCGAGATGGTAAGGCGTTTGGGCGCAGCGGTATCCGCGCGGCGCGACGCTAACTTCGTGATCTGCGCCCGCACCGACGCGGCCGGTGTGGAGGGCCTGCCCGCCGCGATCGACCGCGCCCGCGCCTACGCCGATGCGGGTGCCGACATGATCTTCACCGAGGCGCTGGTCGAAGTGGCCGATTTCGAGAAGTTCCGTGCCGCGGTCGATGTCCCACTGCTGGCCAACATGACCGAGTTCGGCAAGTCACCACTGCTGACCGCGCGGCAATTGGGCGACATCGGTTACAACGCCGTCATCTACCCGGTCACCACGTTACGCCTGGCGATGTTCGCCGTCGAGGCAGGCCTTCGTGAAATCGATTCAACGGGAACGCAATCCGGCCTGCTAGAGCGAATGCAGCAGCGCAGCCGGCTTTATCAGCTGCTGCGCTACTCCGACTACGAGGAGGTAATCCATGACCGCGCCCACGGTTGA
- a CDS encoding bifunctional 2-methylcitrate synthase/citrate synthase encodes MTAPTVDAQPDIKKGLAGVVVDTTAISKVVSDTNSLTYRGYPVQDLATHCSFEQVAFLLWRGELPTDAELALFSQRERASRRVDRSMLSLLAKLPDNCHPMDVVRTAISYLGAEDPDEDDASANRAKALRMMAVLPTIVAIDMRRRRGLPPVPPHSGLSYAENFLRMCFGEVPEPAVVSAFEQSMILYAEHGFNASTFAARVVTSTQSDIYSAVTGAIGALKGRLHGGANEAVMHDMIEIGDPANAREWLRGKLARKEKIMGFGHRVYRNGDSRVPTMKHALARVAAARDGQRWLDIYDVLEAEMQAATGIKPNLDFPTGPAYYLMGFDIASFTPIFVMSRITGWTAHIMEQTAANALIRPLSAYSGREQRALP; translated from the coding sequence ATGACCGCGCCCACGGTTGATGCGCAACCCGACATCAAGAAGGGCCTTGCCGGTGTGGTGGTGGACACCACCGCGATTTCCAAGGTGGTCTCGGATACCAATTCGTTGACCTACCGGGGATATCCGGTCCAGGATCTGGCGACGCACTGCAGTTTCGAGCAGGTCGCCTTCCTGCTGTGGCGTGGTGAGTTGCCCACCGATGCCGAGTTGGCGTTGTTTAGCCAGCGGGAACGGGCCAGCCGTCGGGTGGACCGCTCCATGCTGTCGCTGTTGGCCAAGCTGCCAGACAACTGCCACCCGATGGATGTGGTGCGCACCGCGATCAGCTATCTGGGCGCCGAGGACCCAGACGAGGACGACGCCTCGGCCAACCGCGCCAAGGCGCTGCGCATGATGGCCGTGTTGCCCACGATCGTGGCGATCGACATGCGGCGCCGGCGCGGGTTGCCTCCGGTCCCGCCGCACAGCGGGCTAAGCTACGCCGAGAACTTCCTACGCATGTGCTTCGGCGAGGTGCCCGAACCCGCCGTCGTGTCGGCGTTCGAGCAGTCGATGATCCTTTACGCCGAACACGGGTTCAACGCGTCGACGTTCGCCGCCAGGGTGGTGACCTCGACCCAATCCGACATCTACAGCGCGGTGACCGGCGCGATCGGCGCGCTCAAGGGGCGGCTGCATGGCGGCGCGAACGAGGCCGTCATGCACGACATGATCGAGATCGGCGATCCGGCCAACGCGCGGGAGTGGTTGCGCGGCAAGCTCGCCCGCAAGGAGAAGATCATGGGCTTCGGGCATCGGGTGTACCGGAACGGCGACTCCCGGGTGCCGACCATGAAACACGCGTTGGCGCGCGTGGCCGCGGCGCGCGACGGCCAGCGCTGGCTGGATATCTACGACGTCCTCGAGGCCGAAATGCAGGCCGCTACCGGGATCAAGCCCAATCTCGATTTTCCGACCGGTCCCGCGTACTACCTGATGGGATTCGACATCGCCAGCTTCACACCGATCTTCGTGATGAGCAGGATCACCGGCTGGACCGCACACATCATGGAACAGACCGCGGCCAACGCGTTGATCCGGCCACTGAGCGCGTACTCCGGGCGCGAGCAGCGGGCGCTGCCGTAA
- a CDS encoding DUF3556 domain-containing protein, with protein MGFLQPRLPDIDLAEWSKGTRSEKIRPMASHWAEVGFGTPVVLHLCYVAKILLYVLVGWLIVLTTKGIDGFTNVAAWYTEPIVFQKVVLYTMLFEVVGLGCGFGPLNNRYCPPMGSILYWMRFGTVRLPPWPERVPLTRGTKRKPVDVALYALLLVLLLSALFTGGTGPIPELGTKVGLLPAWQIVLILVLLGMLGLRDKVIFLAARGEVYATLTVTFLFGGVDMIVAAKLVFLVIWMGAATSKLNRHFAFVISTMMSNNPLLRPRFVKRLFFAKFPDDLRPGLLSRIVAHVSTFVEMCVPVVMFVAHGGWPTAVAATAMVCFHLGILTAIPMGVPLEWNVFMIFGVLSLFVGHASLGLTDVKNPVPVAILIAVIAGIVIVGNLFPRKISFLPAMRYYAGNWDTTLWCIKPSAEDKINRGIVAIASMPAAQLERYYGKGRAQIPMYLGYAFRAMNTHGRALFTLAHRAMAGHDEDDYVITDGERICSTAVGWNFGDGHMHNEQLIEAMQQRCRFEPGEVRVVLLDAQPIHRQTQTYRLVDAATGEFERGYVRVADMVTRQPWDDDVPVQVLSE; from the coding sequence ATGGGATTTCTGCAGCCCCGACTGCCGGATATCGACTTGGCGGAGTGGAGCAAGGGCACCCGCAGCGAGAAGATCCGCCCGATGGCCAGCCACTGGGCCGAGGTGGGCTTCGGCACGCCGGTGGTGCTGCACTTGTGCTACGTCGCCAAGATCCTGCTGTACGTCCTGGTGGGTTGGCTGATCGTGCTGACCACCAAGGGGATCGATGGATTCACCAATGTGGCAGCGTGGTACACCGAGCCGATCGTGTTCCAGAAGGTCGTGCTCTACACGATGCTGTTCGAGGTGGTCGGGTTGGGCTGCGGCTTCGGGCCGCTGAACAACCGGTACTGCCCGCCGATGGGCTCGATTCTGTACTGGATGAGGTTCGGCACCGTCCGGCTGCCGCCGTGGCCGGAGCGTGTCCCGCTGACCAGGGGAACCAAGCGCAAGCCGGTGGACGTCGCGCTGTATGCGCTGCTGCTGGTGCTGTTGCTGTCGGCGCTGTTCACCGGGGGCACCGGCCCGATACCGGAGCTGGGCACCAAGGTCGGGCTGCTGCCCGCGTGGCAGATCGTGCTCATCCTGGTGCTGCTCGGGATGTTGGGCCTGCGCGACAAGGTGATCTTCCTGGCCGCCCGCGGCGAGGTCTATGCCACCTTGACGGTGACCTTCCTGTTCGGCGGTGTCGACATGATCGTGGCCGCCAAGCTGGTGTTCCTGGTGATCTGGATGGGCGCGGCGACGTCGAAGCTCAACAGGCACTTCGCCTTTGTGATATCGACCATGATGTCCAACAACCCGCTGTTGCGGCCGCGGTTCGTCAAGCGGTTGTTCTTCGCGAAGTTCCCCGACGACCTGCGGCCCGGACTGTTGTCGCGGATCGTGGCCCACGTCAGCACTTTCGTCGAGATGTGCGTGCCAGTGGTGATGTTCGTCGCGCACGGCGGCTGGCCAACGGCGGTGGCCGCGACCGCGATGGTGTGCTTTCACCTGGGGATCTTGACGGCGATCCCGATGGGCGTGCCGCTGGAGTGGAACGTGTTCATGATCTTCGGCGTGCTGTCGCTGTTCGTCGGGCATGCCAGCCTCGGCCTAACGGACGTGAAAAACCCTGTGCCGGTCGCGATCCTGATCGCTGTGATCGCGGGCATCGTCATCGTGGGCAACCTGTTCCCGCGCAAGATCTCGTTTTTGCCCGCCATGCGCTATTACGCCGGCAATTGGGACACCACGCTGTGGTGCATCAAGCCCTCCGCCGAGGACAAGATCAACCGGGGCATCGTCGCGATCGCCAGCATGCCGGCCGCGCAGCTGGAGCGCTACTACGGCAAGGGGCGAGCACAGATCCCGATGTACCTCGGATACGCGTTTCGCGCGATGAATACCCATGGCAGGGCGCTGTTTACGCTCGCGCATCGAGCGATGGCGGGCCATGACGAAGACGACTACGTCATCACCGACGGCGAACGGATCTGCAGCACCGCCGTGGGGTGGAATTTCGGCGACGGCCACATGCACAACGAGCAACTGATCGAGGCGATGCAACAGCGCTGCCGCTTCGAACCCGGTGAGGTGCGGGTGGTGCTGCTCGACGCCCAGCCCATCCACCGGCAGACCCAGACATACCGGCTGGTGGACGCGGCGACCGGCGAGTTCGAGCGCGGCTATGTCCGGGTGGCCGACATGGTCACCCGGCAGCCCTGGGACGACGACGTGCCGGTCCAGGTGCTGTCGGAGTAG
- a CDS encoding YciI family protein yields the protein MPQYAALTYTRDVDWSAPEQAEDMAEYQKFGQDHAAAIRGGAALYPTATATTVRVRGARGGDVVTSDGPYAETKEALTGFYLIEAADLDEALRIAADIPAAWDGAVEVRPIIDFG from the coding sequence ATGCCGCAATACGCCGCACTCACCTACACCAGGGACGTCGACTGGTCGGCCCCCGAGCAGGCCGAGGACATGGCCGAATACCAGAAGTTCGGCCAGGACCACGCCGCTGCGATTCGTGGCGGCGCGGCGCTGTACCCGACGGCCACCGCGACGACCGTCCGGGTCCGTGGCGCCCGCGGCGGCGACGTCGTCACCAGCGACGGCCCCTACGCCGAGACCAAGGAGGCCCTGACCGGCTTCTACCTCATCGAAGCCGCCGACCTGGACGAGGCCCTGCGGATCGCCGCCGATATCCCAGCCGCCTGGGATGGCGCTGTCGAGGTGCGTCCCATCATCGACTTCGGTTGA
- a CDS encoding RNA polymerase sigma factor, which produces MNAESALAQTVRIEGSRILATLVRSVGSLQIAEDAVQEAALRALRDWPRNGVPDQPRAWLTVTARRAAIDLLRREGVRAQKERASMELAAPDLPPDSVVADDRLRLIFTCCHPALGLDAQVTLALRTLCGLSPAQIAAVLLTSEAAVAKRLTRTRKKIARAAIPYRVPSDDELPARLSAVCAVLHASYTIAHSASGGDRLTDVDGAREALRLARLVHELMPDEPSPMAVLALLLLTESRRAARLDDTGDPVPLSEQDRSLWDTGAIAEALDLLDESLQRTGTVADPYQLQAAIAAEHARADSYHTTDWAEIVRLYDLLLSVQLSAPAALARAVAVAESQGAAAGLDALARIAPDQRWHAVRGELLARQGKFAEAVAETRVSLTDAVTAPERRHRQRRIAEWSARQG; this is translated from the coding sequence TTGAACGCCGAATCCGCGCTCGCTCAGACCGTCCGGATCGAGGGGAGCCGCATCCTGGCGACCCTCGTCCGGTCGGTCGGCTCGCTGCAGATCGCCGAGGACGCGGTGCAGGAAGCCGCGCTCCGCGCGCTGCGGGACTGGCCCCGCAACGGTGTGCCGGACCAGCCCCGCGCCTGGCTGACGGTGACCGCGCGCCGGGCCGCGATCGATTTGCTGCGCCGCGAGGGCGTTCGAGCGCAGAAGGAGCGTGCCAGCATGGAGCTCGCGGCTCCCGACCTGCCGCCCGACAGTGTGGTGGCCGACGACCGGCTGCGGCTGATCTTTACCTGCTGCCACCCGGCGCTCGGACTGGACGCGCAGGTGACCCTGGCGCTGCGCACGCTGTGCGGCCTGTCGCCCGCACAAATCGCGGCGGTGCTGCTGACCAGCGAGGCGGCGGTGGCCAAGCGCCTGACCCGGACCCGGAAGAAGATCGCCCGCGCCGCCATCCCCTACCGGGTGCCGTCCGACGACGAGCTGCCGGCGCGCCTTTCGGCCGTGTGCGCGGTGCTGCACGCGTCCTACACGATCGCGCACAGCGCGTCCGGCGGCGACCGGTTGACCGACGTCGACGGTGCCCGGGAGGCGCTGCGCTTGGCGCGGCTGGTCCACGAGCTGATGCCCGATGAACCATCGCCGATGGCGGTCCTGGCGCTGCTGCTGCTGACCGAATCCCGGCGCGCCGCACGGCTCGACGACACCGGAGATCCGGTGCCGCTGTCCGAGCAGGATCGCTCGTTGTGGGACACCGGCGCGATCGCGGAGGCACTCGATCTGCTCGATGAGTCGCTGCAGCGCACCGGCACGGTCGCCGACCCGTACCAGCTGCAGGCCGCGATCGCCGCCGAGCACGCCCGAGCGGACTCGTACCACACCACCGACTGGGCCGAGATCGTCCGGCTCTACGACTTGCTGCTGTCGGTGCAGCTGAGCGCTCCCGCCGCGCTCGCCCGGGCGGTCGCCGTCGCCGAATCCCAAGGGGCGGCAGCGGGATTGGATGCGCTGGCGCGGATCGCGCCGGATCAGCGCTGGCACGCGGTGCGCGGTGAACTGTTGGCCCGCCAGGGCAAGTTCGCCGAGGCGGTTGCGGAGACGCGAGTATCGCTCACCGATGCGGTCACCGCACCCGAACGGCGACACCGCCAACGGCGCATCGCCGAATGGTCGGCGCGACAAGGTTAG
- a CDS encoding SRPBCC family protein: MTTVDVVSEIVIARPRDEVARYASDPDNATAWYVNIKAVQWKSPKPLAVGARFAFTARFPGRELSYTYEAVELVPDTRFVMRTAEGPFPMETTYLWEDGPNGSTTMTLRNRGEPSGFTGIVAPVLTLAIKRANRKDLARLKALLEAGG; encoded by the coding sequence ATGACGACAGTGGACGTGGTGAGCGAGATCGTGATTGCCCGGCCCCGAGATGAAGTTGCGCGCTATGCCTCCGATCCCGACAATGCCACCGCGTGGTATGTCAATATCAAAGCGGTGCAATGGAAATCGCCCAAGCCGTTGGCCGTCGGCGCGCGGTTCGCCTTCACGGCCCGGTTCCCCGGACGCGAGCTGAGTTACACCTACGAGGCGGTAGAACTGGTGCCCGACACGAGATTTGTGATGCGCACCGCGGAGGGGCCGTTCCCGATGGAGACGACCTATCTCTGGGAAGACGGTCCGAACGGTTCGACGACGATGACGTTGCGCAACCGTGGTGAGCCTTCCGGGTTCACCGGAATCGTGGCGCCGGTGTTGACGCTGGCGATCAAGCGTGCCAATCGCAAGGATCTCGCCCGGCTCAAGGCACTCTTGGAAGCCGGGGGCTAG
- a CDS encoding thiolase family protein, with translation MAEAVIVEAVRSPIGKRNGGLAGVHPADLSAQVLTGLADKAGIDPEIVDDVIWGCVMQAGEQALDIARTALLAAGWPETVPGVTVDRQCGSSQQSVHFAAAGVVAGHYDVVVAGGVESMSRTPMGSSLANGGRPYPPAFLQRYHGAIPNQGLGAEMIAERWGFDRVALDEFSLESHEKAAAAQDSGAFDDQIVGIRDHDGNLVLKDEGIRRGTTMEKMGALKPAFKQDGVIHAGNSSQISDGSAALLFMSAEKAKSLGRKPIARVHTVALAGADPVIMLTAPIPATQKVLQRSGLSIDDIGAYEVNEAFAPVPLAWLRDIGADENKLNPNGGAIALGHPLGGSGARLLTTLLYHMRDKGIRYGLQTMCEGGGQANATIVELL, from the coding sequence ATGGCCGAAGCCGTTATCGTCGAGGCGGTCCGCTCACCCATCGGCAAGCGCAACGGCGGGTTGGCCGGTGTGCACCCGGCCGACCTGTCCGCACAGGTCCTCACCGGACTGGCCGACAAGGCCGGCATCGACCCCGAAATCGTCGACGACGTCATCTGGGGCTGCGTCATGCAGGCCGGTGAGCAAGCCCTCGACATCGCCCGCACCGCCCTGCTGGCGGCCGGCTGGCCGGAGACCGTCCCCGGGGTGACCGTCGATCGCCAGTGCGGGTCGAGCCAGCAGTCGGTGCACTTCGCCGCGGCCGGCGTGGTGGCCGGTCACTACGACGTGGTGGTGGCCGGCGGTGTGGAATCGATGTCGCGGACCCCGATGGGCTCGTCGCTGGCCAACGGCGGACGCCCATATCCGCCGGCCTTCCTGCAGCGCTACCACGGCGCGATCCCCAACCAGGGCCTGGGTGCCGAAATGATCGCCGAGCGGTGGGGATTCGACCGCGTCGCCCTCGACGAATTCTCCCTGGAATCACACGAAAAGGCCGCTGCTGCACAGGATTCCGGTGCGTTTGACGACCAGATCGTGGGCATCCGGGACCACGACGGCAACCTGGTGCTCAAGGACGAGGGCATCCGCCGCGGCACCACCATGGAAAAGATGGGCGCACTGAAGCCGGCGTTCAAGCAGGACGGTGTGATTCACGCCGGCAACTCCTCACAGATCTCCGACGGGTCGGCTGCGCTGCTGTTCATGTCCGCCGAGAAGGCCAAGTCGCTGGGCCGGAAGCCGATCGCCCGGGTGCACACCGTGGCGCTGGCCGGGGCCGATCCGGTGATCATGCTGACCGCGCCCATCCCGGCAACCCAGAAGGTGCTGCAGCGCTCCGGGCTGAGCATCGACGACATCGGGGCCTACGAGGTCAACGAGGCGTTCGCGCCGGTTCCGCTGGCCTGGCTGCGTGACATCGGCGCCGACGAGAACAAGCTCAATCCCAACGGCGGGGCGATCGCGCTGGGCCACCCGCTCGGCGGGTCGGGGGCCCGGTTGCTGACGACGTTGCTGTACCACATGCGGGACAAGGGAATTCGCTACGGGCTGCAGACGATGTGTGAGGGCGGCGGCCAGGCCAACGCCACCATCGTGGAGCTGCTGTGA
- a CDS encoding crotonase/enoyl-CoA hydratase family protein: MVITINRPEARNAVNRAVSIAVGDALDQAQHDPDVRAVVITGAGDRSFCAGVDLKALARRENVYHPDHPDWGFAGYVHHFVDKPTIAAVNGTALGGGTELALASDLVVADERASFGLPEVKRGLIAAAGGVFRIMNQLPRKVAMELLLTGEPLTASDAYGWGLINQVVKDGSVLDAALALAARVTVNAPLSVQASKRVAYGVDDGVITDEEAGWERTLREMRSLIRSEDAKEGPLAFAEKREPVWKGR, encoded by the coding sequence ATGGTCATTACGATCAACCGCCCCGAGGCGCGCAACGCCGTCAACCGCGCGGTCAGCATCGCCGTCGGCGACGCGCTTGACCAAGCGCAACACGACCCGGACGTGCGGGCGGTGGTGATCACCGGTGCCGGTGACCGGTCGTTTTGTGCCGGGGTCGACCTCAAGGCGCTTGCCCGCCGGGAGAACGTGTATCACCCCGACCACCCGGATTGGGGTTTCGCCGGCTACGTGCACCATTTCGTCGACAAGCCGACCATCGCCGCGGTCAACGGCACCGCACTAGGCGGGGGCACCGAGCTGGCGCTGGCCAGCGACCTGGTCGTGGCCGACGAGCGCGCCAGTTTCGGGTTGCCGGAGGTCAAGCGCGGGCTGATCGCCGCGGCCGGCGGCGTTTTCCGGATCATGAACCAGCTGCCCCGCAAAGTGGCGATGGAGCTGCTGTTGACCGGTGAGCCGTTGACGGCCTCCGACGCCTACGGGTGGGGCCTGATTAACCAGGTGGTCAAGGACGGCTCGGTGCTGGACGCCGCGCTGGCTCTGGCGGCGCGGGTGACCGTCAACGCGCCGCTGTCGGTACAGGCCAGCAAGCGCGTCGCTTACGGGGTTGACGACGGCGTCATCACCGACGAGGAGGCGGGCTGGGAGCGCACCCTGCGCGAGATGCGTTCCCTGATCAGATCCGAGGACGCCAAGGAGGGGCCGTTGGCGTTCGCGGAGAAACGCGAGCCGGTGTGGAAGGGACGCTGA
- a CDS encoding NAD(P)/FAD-dependent oxidoreductase, whose translation MAYDADLLVVGGGPGGLATALQARRQGLSVIVAEPRCDPIDKACGEGLMPGGLAELTSLGVDPAGMPFRGIAYLSEQRRVQARFRTGPGRGVRRTTLHAALAERAKEQDTEWIRRRVTGVAQDAHGVTAAGVRAKWLVAADGLHSAVRRAVGITATAGTPRRYGVRWHFRVPVWSDFVEVHWSRWGEAYVTPVESDLVGVAILSRQRPELDWFPRLARHLKGASPGPARGCGPLRQVVSRRVAGRVLLVGDAAGYEDALTGEGISLAVKQAAAAVGAIVDDAPASYEVAWHRITRDYRLLTRGLVLASTPTAARRAIVPACALLPPVFRWGVNVLAH comes from the coding sequence ATGGCATATGACGCCGACCTGCTGGTCGTCGGGGGTGGCCCGGGCGGGCTCGCCACGGCGTTACAGGCGCGCCGGCAAGGACTTTCGGTCATCGTCGCCGAGCCGCGATGCGATCCCATCGACAAGGCGTGTGGCGAGGGGCTGATGCCCGGCGGCCTGGCCGAGCTGACATCGCTTGGCGTGGACCCGGCCGGCATGCCGTTTCGCGGGATCGCGTATCTGAGCGAACAACGCCGGGTGCAGGCGCGGTTTCGCACCGGGCCGGGGCGGGGTGTGCGACGCACCACGTTGCACGCGGCGCTGGCGGAGCGGGCCAAAGAGCAAGACACCGAATGGATCCGCAGGCGGGTGACCGGTGTCGCGCAGGACGCCCACGGCGTGACGGCCGCCGGTGTGCGCGCGAAATGGTTGGTGGCGGCAGACGGACTGCATTCGGCGGTGCGGCGCGCCGTGGGAATCACGGCGACGGCGGGAACACCGCGCCGCTACGGCGTGCGGTGGCACTTCCGGGTGCCGGTGTGGTCGGATTTCGTCGAAGTGCATTGGTCCCGTTGGGGCGAGGCGTACGTGACGCCGGTGGAATCGGATCTGGTCGGCGTGGCGATCCTGTCCCGTCAGCGACCCGAACTCGACTGGTTTCCCAGGCTCGCCCGCCACCTGAAGGGCGCCAGCCCGGGGCCGGCCCGCGGCTGCGGCCCGCTGCGGCAAGTGGTTTCACGCCGGGTGGCCGGGCGGGTGCTGTTGGTCGGTGACGCCGCCGGCTACGAAGACGCCCTCACCGGCGAAGGCATCAGTCTGGCCGTCAAGCAGGCCGCCGCGGCCGTCGGCGCCATCGTCGACGACGCCCCGGCGTCGTATGAGGTGGCGTGGCACCGGATTACCCGTGATTACCGGCTGCTCACCCGCGGTCTGGTGTTGGCCAGCACGCCCACCGCGGCGCGTCGCGCCATCGTGCCGGCATGTGCGCTGCTACCCCCGGTGTTCCGCTGGGGAGTGAACGTCCTGGCGCACTAG
- a CDS encoding isoprenylcysteine carboxyl methyltransferase family protein, protein MYYLLILAVVIERLAELVVAQRNARWSFAQGGKEFGRRHYVAMVILHTALLLGCVVEPWALHRPFLPWLGWPMLAVVVLSQALRWWCVKSLGRRWNTRVIAVPHAPLVRRGPYRFLHHPNYVAVVAEGVALPLVHTAWLTALCFSLANAIVLSVRLHVENTVLGYR, encoded by the coding sequence GTGTACTATCTGCTAATTCTGGCGGTCGTCATCGAACGCCTGGCCGAGCTGGTGGTGGCCCAGCGCAATGCACGCTGGTCTTTTGCCCAGGGCGGCAAGGAGTTTGGCCGCCGCCATTACGTGGCGATGGTCATCCTGCACACGGCGCTGCTGCTCGGCTGCGTGGTCGAACCATGGGCGCTGCACCGGCCGTTCCTACCGTGGCTCGGCTGGCCGATGCTGGCCGTGGTGGTGCTGAGCCAGGCGCTGCGCTGGTGGTGCGTGAAGTCGCTGGGCCGGCGATGGAACACCCGGGTGATCGCGGTGCCGCACGCGCCGCTGGTGCGACGCGGTCCCTACCGGTTCTTGCACCACCCGAACTATGTTGCCGTGGTGGCCGAAGGGGTCGCGTTGCCGCTGGTGCACACCGCGTGGTTGACGGCGCTGTGTTTCAGCCTGGCCAACGCGATCGTGCTGAGTGTGCGGCTGCACGTGGAGAACACGGTTCTGGGTTACCGATGA